The Levilactobacillus namurensis genomic interval ACACTACGTTTTGGAAGAATCCGATCAACTTTGGATTCCAGAAGTTAAGACGTGGCGTTTGAACGAACGGCACTATGGCGCATTACAAGGCTTAAACAAGAAGGAAACCGCTGAAAAGTATGGGGACGACCAAGTTCACATCTGGCGGCGTTCTTACGATGTTTTGCCACCACTTCTGAGTGCTGATGACGAAGGTTCCGCTGTGAACGACCGTCGTTACGCTGACTTGGATCCAAACATCGTCCCTGGTGGGGAAAACTTGAAGGTCACTCTGGAACGGGTTATGCCTTTCTGGGAAGACCAAATCGCACCTAAGTTACTGGATGGCAAGAACGTTGTGATTGCGGCCCACGGTAACTCCTTACGTGCTTTAAGCAAGTACATCGAACGGATCTCTGATGACGACATCATGAATCTGGAAATGGCTACTGGTGAACCAGTGGTTTACGACTTCGATGACAAGTTAAACATGACGAACAAGACTAAGTTGGGTAAGTAATTGCCTGACTGGTTGTGGCCGACCTGGCTTGCTGGGTCGGCTTTTTTTGTGGGGAAATGACACCAGTGGACAATAATTGATCACTTCTTGTCGTTGGATTTGAGTTGTTTGGAACTATTCGAAGGAGGGCTTTTTTCGTCATACTTAAAGTGAAAATTTAGAAAATATTGGAGAGGTATAATCCTCTCTGATATTTTTTTGTATTATTATTTGAAATATATGGATATGACATAACTATGAAATAGTTGGGGGAACCTATGTTTGCTTAATGCCTTTTTATGCTAAAATAAGACATGAAGTATCTATTATCTAGTATAGGGGGGGCGGTTTAATGACCAGACTTTTGATTACTGAGAGTGACGGAAATATTTTACGAGCGAGTAATTTTCTGAGAAATTCTGAAGAGTTGCAGGATATTTACACGCTTATTATTAACAACAAACGTGTAGCCGACGATATAACAATTACATCCGAGCAGAGACATAAGATTCAAGTAAGACTCAACGAATGGATAAGAATATCATTAGGTGAGTGGCGTATTGATTATACACGATCTCCTCATGAATTAACTCAGGATGATAGAAAAAAAGAGTCATTTCGATGCGAATTCTGTGGTAAAAAATTATCAGCAATTTTGTACTATGTTGTTAATCAAGAAAACGAAAAAATTATTACTGTAGGATCGGAGTGTGTTAAAAAATTAGAAAATCCAGAGTTTATGGGAAGTGCACACTTTAACAAGACGGCAGGGGAACTAAATAGGTATGAACGGCTGGTTAAGTCTCATCCTGAAGCAGATATGGTTATTAGAAACGGAAGTAAGTGGGCGGAGGAAAGACAATTTGTTATTCCTCGACGATTAAGTAATAGGTTTACTATGGCATACAAAAATAGTAAACGAGCCATTAGCCGTTATACACATACAGGTAGTTATACTGGAAAAGCAGCAGAATTGTCACAATGGTTAGCGAAGTACCGGAAATCTCAAAAAAGAATTAATGAGTTTGAGAGTATGGCTAATGTGCATCCAGAATTTTATTTGAGTCGTGACACTATTCGGAATGAAGAAAGATTAGATTTACAAAACACTAAAGAGATCATTAGTGCGGTTATGAATGACGGGGGTATTCTGCAGACAAATGTTGCCAGCCAAATACAGAATTTTTCTTATTTGAGATTAGTAGCGAAAGTTTATTCTGAGAATCCTGAGTTAGGTATGTTTCATATTATGGCCAATGATAACGGAAGCTTCTATTTGACTTTTGAGCTTGGTGAGAATAGGTATGGGTTTTATTCCCCATCGGCTACTATAATCGAAAATCTTGGGTTTCCAGAACTGAATAAAAATATACCGACTGTCAAGGAACTAACACATAACATAGGAAATTTATTATCTCCAGATTCTGATACTATTGTTCTTTTATCTAGTATTGCTGAGAAATTAGTGAGAGCGTAAAATATCTTGTGTAAATGCATAAAAGATTTCTGAATTGTATAGAAATAGGGAATGCCTTCCCTTATGATATTTAGTAACCACAGAAAACATCACAGGAGGCATTCCCCATGAATGAACTTACCACAGAAATTATCGCTGCACTAGCCCAAAAGCAAGATTTGGACGAAGTTTTTCGTCACCACCTCGAAATTGCGATTAACCAGCTGCTTCAAACCGAATTGGCAGAGTTTTTGGGTTACGAACGCTACTCATACGCTGGGATTAACACTGGTAATAACCGCAACGGCAGTTATGAGCGCTCGTTTGATACGAAGTACGGCCAACTTAGCTTAACCATTCCTCGAGATCGCAATGGCCGGTTTGAAAATCATACCTTGCCAGCCTACGGTCGGCACAGTGATAATTTAGAAACAACGGTCATTCAGTTGGATACCAAGGGAATTACCACTGCTGAAATTGCCGAACTCATTGAGAAAATGTACGGTGCTCACTACTCCAAAGCCACGGTTTCCAACATGACTAAAGCCGTCAATGAACAGGTTCAAGCTTTCCAGCAACGGCGACTGGCTTCACAATATGCGGCCATCTTCTTAGATGCCACTTACTTGCCGTTAAAGCGGGATACCGTTCAAAAAGAAGCCGTTCATATTGCGATTGGCATTCGTCCAGATGGTACGAAAGAAGTGCTGAACTACCAAGTGGCGCCAACGGAATCGACTGGAATCTGGACTGAACTGCTGGGAACCCTGATTAAGCAAGGTGTCAAAGATGTGCTGTTGTTTGTGGCCGATGGTTTAGTTGGTTTGGATGAAGGCTTAAATCGGCATTTTCCCAAAGCTAAACGACAACGTTGCCTGGTTCATGTTGGGCGTAATTTGATGAACAAAGTTCGTGTGAAAGACCGCAAGGCCGTGATCAGTGACTTTAAACAAGTTCATCGGGCCGCCAACCGTGAAGCAGCCGAACTGAAACTGAATGAGTTCGCCAACAACTGGCATCAGACCTATCCCAAATTAATCAAAGATCTGCTTAAAATGCCGAATTTACTCACTTTCATGGACTTTCCACCAGCTATCCGGCAATCACTATACTCCACTAACCTGATTGAGAACTTTAATAAGCATCTCAAGCGCACCACCCACCACAAAGAACAATTTCCAACGGAAGATTCACTGGATCGCTTCCTGGTTTCTCAGTTTAATGTTTATAACGAGAAGTCTCTGAAGCGGATCCACCGAGGGTTCAAAGGACTACAGGACACCTTGGAAGCATCATTTATTTAAGTTAGATACATATTATATGTACGAAGGCATTTCATTTACACAAGATTCTTGACGCTACCAAATTAGTCGAAAAATATAGTAAAAAAAGAAGGTTTCAATTAACTGAGAAAGTGGTTTGGGGTCATAAGGATAATGTTAAACGTAGCGCTTGGTTTAATGAAAACTATAGTCATAAGCTGTACTTTTCTGATGATTTAGGTAGGGTGTATCAGCCAAGCAAGACGGGACTAGTCTCATTAGCCCAAAATTATATTTTTGAAATCTATAATGGTTCTGAAGTTATGACCAATATGGAAAACGTATTTGGACAATCAGTTAGCGTACAGGATTTGTGTAAGAATATTCAAACATCCTATGATGTCTTTGAAACTTTCAACTGACTTTTAATGGTATCAAGAAATATTTAGTGAATTGTCTTGTCACCAGAATGACCCGAACACATTAGCGTAACCTTTGGTGTTGATGGCTTTATATGGCTTCATACTGCCGTTAACGTGCCTTTCTGGGAAGACCAAATCGCACCTAAGTTACTGGATGGCAAGAGCGTTGTGATTGCTGCCCACGGTAACTCCTTACGTGCATTGAGCAAGTACATCGAACGGATCTCTGATGATGACATCATGAATCTGGGAATGGCCACCGGTGAACCAGTGGTTTACGACTTCGATGACAAGTTAAACATGACGAACAAGACTAAGTTGGGTAAGTAATTGCCTGACTGGTTGTGGCCGACCTGGCTTGCTAGGTCGGTTTTTTGTCAAAACGACGTCCCGCCAGCATTGACGATTAAGGCCAATGCCGGTGGGACGGTTTAGTTATTTCATAATTTTAATGGTATGGCGATTGGCGGTCAGATAACCGCCCGCAACCACGTAACGCTTGGTACCGGTTTGGGTCATGCTGGTTTTCCGGGAGAAGTCATAACCGGTGGTGGTTAAGACGGTCCCCTTAGGAAGGACCTTCCTTTTCTGCCGGAAGTTCAGGTCGCGGTACACCCCAGTTGCGCGTTTAAGTTGGATCCGTTGGGGTTGCTTTTGGCGTCCCGCGAAGACCAACTTACGGTTACCAGTGATGTAGTGGCCATTAGGTAAGACGTAGCGCGTGGTGAGGTTATGCGTCACAATTTTTTTGACCTTTAGTACAGTTCCTTGCTTGAGGTGCTTAACACGCCCCGTCAAGTTGGCCTGCCGGTATTCGTTGATGCCTTTGGGGTTGATCACGGTTAGGGTTGCGTGTCGCTTCTGGTAGTACACCGCGCGGACGTAGCTGGTCTTGGCCGTGATGTAGCCAACCTTTCCAGCCGTTTTACTGTGATGGTTGACGTCCTTGACCCGGTACCGCAAGGCGCCGTTGCGGCTTCGCGCGTAGTCTAAGACCACGAACATTGGGCGGTAGACTCGTGGTTTCTTCACGTACGCAGCAATTCTGGCGGACTTTTTAAAGGTCGCCTGGCGGTACAGGTAGATGGGCTTGCGGGCGTAAACGGCCGCTCGTTCACCAGCCAGCAGTCCGTTCCCCGACTCAGAAGGTTCAAGGACGGTCGGACGATTGGGCTCCTGTACTTCGGTGTTGTCGGTAGGATTGGTGGGCCCGGGGGTCCCGGTATCCCGCTTCGCCGTTAGACTGGTTTTGATGACACTTGAGGCGAAGACCGGAGCGACGGGATCGGCCCGGTAGAGGTCAGCGAAATGGATGTTGAAGGAGATGGTCGTTCCCGCCGGAATTTGACGGGTATCGATCGTGAACCGGTAGTTATTCGCCCCATCGCGAACCAATTTGATCAGGTCCGCTAGGTTATGCGTCCGCCCGTCTTTACCGGTAAAGGTGACGTTGCGACCATTATCGGAAGAGTCGTCACGCAGCACATTTGGTGGGGTGACGTTCCAATAGAATCCCGGCTGGGAAGTGGCGTCCGTGAAGTGCGGCAGGGGTGCGCGGTAGGTCGTCGCGAGGTGGGTGACGGCATCCAGCTGGTGGACGTATTTACCGGCATCGAGCGTCCCTAACCACTGGTCGGATAGCTTGAGACTAGCGGTCGTACCGGACCGGGTCCACTGTTTCGACGCGTCAAAGGTTTGATTCCGTGACGTATACCGGTGTCCAGCGAGGTTGAGGCTGGACGTGAGTTGGTTTTGCGACGTGTCGATTTGGATGGGGAGGTTATTAAATGAGCGGATGTTCGACCACGCCAGCGGCACGGGACCGCTGAGGCGATTGTTGGCGATGCTTAAAAGATAAATCGCGTTGTGGCCCCACTCACTCGGGAGCGTTCCGGTGAGTTGGTTGTTTTGCGCCACAAAGTTATACATCCGGGACCAGGTCTTAGGCAGGGGGCCCGTCAATTGGTTATTGGGCGCCACGAAACTGAGCATGTTCCGCCACTCGGCATCCGGAATCGTTCCCGTAACGCGGTTATTGGTGAGGGTTAAGTCTTGCATGGGTGCGGATGATAGGCTGTTAAGGGAGCCGGATAAGTTGTTATTGACCGCCGTGAGCGCTACTAAGTTCGGCCAATTCGCGTGATCGAGGGAGCCATCCATTTCACCTTTCTGATTAGACAGCTCAACGTATTTCAAGCTGGAAAGTTGCTTGATGGGGGTGATATCCGTAATGGCTTCTTGGGGTAGCTGGATGATTTGCAGATGGGGTAAGTCCTTTAGGGGTGCTAAACTTGTGATTTGCCCATCGTTCGTTGAGCTCATGTGGTCGGTTTGGTTCAAGAACGAAATGTACTTTAAATTTTTAGCGTACTGCAGGCCTTCTAAGCTGTCGATTTGGGGTGATGCACTATCCTTAGGAACGTAAATATTTTCTAGGTTTTCTAGATTTTCGGGAGTTAGTGGCTTGGTGGGGTCAATCGTATTTTTGAAGTTAAGTGGGCCATCCATGCCGTAAAAGGTGGTTTGTCCCGTTGCCAGTGGGGTTTCGCGAATTAACCGTGCTAGCTGCGGGTCTTGGATAACACCGTCTGCGGGTTCTGCGGCTTTAGCGACAATCGGGTTGGCGGACTGACTTTCCACGAAGTTAGGTTGAAGACCAGTGATGAGGCCAATACTGAGGGCTGCGGTGACCAAAAGGAGTCTGAGGTGTCGGTTAACCATAATATAGTCCCCCTTAAAAGTTATCCGTTGTTAACTAGTATTATATCAAAATGTGATTAAATTCACAATTAGTTCTGGAGGTGGCTTTCCATTCTGGGGTGTAACGTCGGTGACGATGTTGGGGATGGTTGATCAGAAAGTGGTTTTGACGTAAACCGAAAATTACGGTGTGGGTTGCTCGCCGGATAGCGTTTAACAGGAAAAATAGGGGGGCAACCAAAAGTAGCAAGGTCCGCAACTATGGATATATCGGGAAAGCTTGTGTTTTGACGCGGTTGTCGGTATCTTTAAAGCAACCAATGAAAGGGATGGTTATTGATGGGGAATAACACCTTGCCACAGCAACTACAGAAGTTTAGAACGGAACACCATTTGTCTCAAGCCGAGCTAGCCCGTAAACTCTACATCTCACGGCAAGCCCTCTCGAAGTGGGAAGGCGGACAGTCGGAGCCTAGCTTGGATAAGGTCCTCTTACTGACCCAGATTCTGGGAGTCACGTTGGATCAGCTACTTTTGGGGGCGGCTGACCAACGGGAAGGCATTCTTGAACTGCAACAGATCCACAAACGCTTCGAACACCCAGTTCTGACGGGCGTTGACTTGGCGATTCATAGTCATGACCGGATTGCGTTACTAGGAAGTAACGGTGCGGGGAAGTCGACGTTGATTAAGATTATTTCCGGGGAAATAACCGCTGATATGGGAATAGTTCACACTCACTTTTCTCGGCAGGATGATTTAGAGGTCATGGCGCAGGAAAACGTCTTGATTCCCACGTTGAAAGTGGTTGAACAGGTACGGTTGGTGGCCGCCATCAAGCAGGTGGCGATTGCGAACCGGTGGGAAGCACTACTCCAACAGTTTAGGTTGTTGGACTGTCGGCAGGCGTACGTCGCGAACCTGTTGGGTGGGCAAAAGCGACGGTTGGCGTTGTTACTCAGCGTTTTGCGGCCGTCTAAACTCCTGATCTTGGATGAACCGACGGTGGGGATGGATTTGGATTCCATCGACTTGTTTTGGCGTTTATTAGAACGGATGCAGGGGGCGACCTTGGTGGCCACACATGATTTTAATCAAATCGATAAGTTTTTTACCCGGGTCGTGCTCTTGAAAAACGGGCAGATTGCACGCGACGCCCTGGTCAAGACGATTCACGCCAAGAACCAGACGATTGAACAGTGGTACCGACAGGACGACTCAGAAGGGGTGGCAGCACAATGATTACGTGGATTCAGTTGAAGCAGGTGCTTCGTAATAAACGGTTTATCTTTTTTACCATCGTGTTTCCGGCGACCTGGTACCTCTTGCCTAGCGTGGTGAATCCCCGGATGATGGATCCGTTTATCGCGTTTTTGATTGCCAGCTTGATGGGGATTCTGGGCAATGCCATCGTGACGTTTAGCAAGCGACTCTCGGCGGGGCGTCAATTCTATCTTGCGCAGGCCCGACTGTCGCATTACTCTATCTGGCGGTATCTCTTGAGTCAGTTGATCATTCAGATTGGTTTACACTTACTGATTATTCTAGTGATCACGTTACTGGGGATTGGCTTGCAGACGCTGACCATTGACCGAAACTATTGGGACGCCGTTCTGTGGTTATCGGCCTTAGGCATTTATTTCAGTGTCATTGGGTTTTGGTTCGGAATTAGTTTCAGTCCCACTACGGTTGATGTGGGGGCCACGCCGCTGATGTTTCTGTTTGCATTGATGATCGTGCCGTTTTCGTGGTTCTCAACCGGGACGTTCA includes:
- a CDS encoding lantibiotic ABC transporter permease gives rise to the protein MITWIQLKQVLRNKRFIFFTIVFPATWYLLPSVVNPRMMDPFIAFLIASLMGILGNAIVTFSKRLSAGRQFYLAQARLSHYSIWRYLLSQLIIQIGLHLLIILVITLLGIGLQTLTIDRNYWDAVLWLSALGIYFSVIGFWFGISFSPTTVDVGATPLMFLFALMIVPFSWFSTGTFTGVITKIQEFLPPYYFYQFFYTQLTHQAASGHLWKFGLSVLITLMPFLVGLRLRLFGGGVSRRG
- a CDS encoding DUF5776 domain-containing protein, translated to MVNRHLRLLLVTAALSIGLITGLQPNFVESQSANPIVAKAAEPADGVIQDPQLARLIRETPLATGQTTFYGMDGPLNFKNTIDPTKPLTPENLENLENIYVPKDSASPQIDSLEGLQYAKNLKYISFLNQTDHMSSTNDGQITSLAPLKDLPHLQIIQLPQEAITDITPIKQLSSLKYVELSNQKGEMDGSLDHANWPNLVALTAVNNNLSGSLNSLSSAPMQDLTLTNNRVTGTIPDAEWRNMLSFVAPNNQLTGPLPKTWSRMYNFVAQNNQLTGTLPSEWGHNAIYLLSIANNRLSGPVPLAWSNIRSFNNLPIQIDTSQNQLTSSLNLAGHRYTSRNQTFDASKQWTRSGTTASLKLSDQWLGTLDAGKYVHQLDAVTHLATTYRAPLPHFTDATSQPGFYWNVTPPNVLRDDSSDNGRNVTFTGKDGRTHNLADLIKLVRDGANNYRFTIDTRQIPAGTTISFNIHFADLYRADPVAPVFASSVIKTSLTAKRDTGTPGPTNPTDNTEVQEPNRPTVLEPSESGNGLLAGERAAVYARKPIYLYRQATFKKSARIAAYVKKPRVYRPMFVVLDYARSRNGALRYRVKDVNHHSKTAGKVGYITAKTSYVRAVYYQKRHATLTVINPKGINEYRQANLTGRVKHLKQGTVLKVKKIVTHNLTTRYVLPNGHYITGNRKLVFAGRQKQPQRIQLKRATGVYRDLNFRQKRKVLPKGTVLTTTGYDFSRKTSMTQTGTKRYVVAGGYLTANRHTIKIMK
- a CDS encoding XRE family transcriptional regulator, giving the protein MGNNTLPQQLQKFRTEHHLSQAELARKLYISRQALSKWEGGQSEPSLDKVLLLTQILGVTLDQLLLGAADQREGILELQQIHKRFEHPVLTGVDLAIHSHDRIALLGSNGAGKSTLIKIISGEITADMGIVHTHFSRQDDLEVMAQENVLIPTLKVVEQVRLVAAIKQVAIANRWEALLQQFRLLDCRQAYVANLLGGQKRRLALLLSVLRPSKLLILDEPTVGMDLDSIDLFWRLLERMQGATLVATHDFNQIDKFFTRVVLLKNGQIARDALVKTIHAKNQTIEQWYRQDDSEGVAAQ
- a CDS encoding IS256 family transposase, with the translated sequence MNELTTEIIAALAQKQDLDEVFRHHLEIAINQLLQTELAEFLGYERYSYAGINTGNNRNGSYERSFDTKYGQLSLTIPRDRNGRFENHTLPAYGRHSDNLETTVIQLDTKGITTAEIAELIEKMYGAHYSKATVSNMTKAVNEQVQAFQQRRLASQYAAIFLDATYLPLKRDTVQKEAVHIAIGIRPDGTKEVLNYQVAPTESTGIWTELLGTLIKQGVKDVLLFVADGLVGLDEGLNRHFPKAKRQRCLVHVGRNLMNKVRVKDRKAVISDFKQVHRAANREAAELKLNEFANNWHQTYPKLIKDLLKMPNLLTFMDFPPAIRQSLYSTNLIENFNKHLKRTTHHKEQFPTEDSLDRFLVSQFNVYNEKSLKRIHRGFKGLQDTLEASFI
- a CDS encoding 2,3-diphosphoglycerate-dependent phosphoglycerate mutase, coding for MAKLVLIRHGQSEWNLSNQFTGWVDVDLSEKGVEEAKAAGKKIKEAGLEFDYAYTSVLKRAIKTLHYVLEESDQLWIPEVKTWRLNERHYGALQGLNKKETAEKYGDDQVHIWRRSYDVLPPLLSADDEGSAVNDRRYADLDPNIVPGGENLKVTLERVMPFWEDQIAPKLLDGKNVVIAAHGNSLRALSKYIERISDDDIMNLEMATGEPVVYDFDDKLNMTNKTKLGK